A single region of the Palaemon carinicauda isolate YSFRI2023 chromosome 17, ASM3689809v2, whole genome shotgun sequence genome encodes:
- the LOC137656256 gene encoding uncharacterized protein, with product MKQISIPRLELCAAVLASRLRATVEINMRYKFSKVIHITDSEIVRAQIQKESHQFNSFVGIRVAEIQSKTEPIEWFWVSSKENNADLTTRKCNPRELDTESIWQKGPEFLYQDSSEWPVKQSTVSDLPDVVFARVALNEGEINSSSQVIDIQRFSNMKRLLSVMARIISAIKKKSFKAILCDPSTEEIQQAELYFVKNAQASLPKDWEKRYRRLGPVSREDGIVTVGSRMSKWLKDNWDQNQFILLPPKHPFSLIYMSHIHQKDHSGVESSLARAQVKYWILGARKTMKSIRKQCVVCRRIDKICTSQAMGELPKERLEPCPPWHNVSLDLFGFLGL from the coding sequence ATGAAACAAATCAGTATACCACGATTAGAACTGTGTGCTGCTGTTTTAGCATCGAGATTGAGGGCAACCGTTGAAATCAATATGAGATACAAATTCTCTAAGGTAATCCACATCACTGACAGTGAGATAGTAAGAGCACAGATCCAGAAGGAATCCCACCAGTTTAATTCCTTTGTTGGAATTAGGGTTGCAGAAATTCAGTCCAAAACTGAACCCATAGAATGGTTTTGGGTATCTTCCAAGGAAAACAACGCTGATTTGACTACTAGGAAATGTAACCCCAGAGAATTAGACACAGAATCTATTTGGCAAAAGGGTCCTGAATTCCTGTATCAAGATTCCTCGGAATGGCCTGTAAAACAGAGTACAGTATCGGATCTCCCTGATGTTGTTTTTGCAAGAGTGGCCTtaaatgaaggagaaattaattcaaGTAGCCAGGTGATTGATATCCAAAGATTTAGCAATATGAAAAGACTGTTATCAGTGATGGCTAGAATTATtagtgcaataaagaaaaaatcgtTCAAGGCTATATTGTGCGATCCTAGTACAGAAGAGATACAGCAAGCTGAGTTGTATTTCGTCAAAAACGCTCAAGCAAGTTTGCCAAAAGACTGGGAAAAGAGGTATAGACGTTTAGGACCAGTTTCGAGAGAGGATGGCATAGTCACCGTGGGTAGCAGGATGTCCAAATGGTTGAAGGACAATTGGGATCAGAATCAGTTTATACTTCTCCCACCAAAGCACCCATTCTCTTTAATATACATGTCTCACATACATCAAAAGGATCACAGTGGAGTTGAATCAAGTCTTGCTAGAGCTCAAGTGAAATATTGGATATTGGGAGcaaggaaaacaatgaaatctaTTAGAAAACAGTGTGTAGTATGTCGAAGAATTGACAAGATCTGTACATCACAAGCTATGGGAGAGTTACCAAAAGAGAGACTTGAACCATGTCCTCCATGGCATAATGTTAGCCTAGATCTTTTTGGCTTTCTGGGTTTGTGA